The following coding sequences lie in one Arachis hypogaea cultivar Tifrunner chromosome 4, arahy.Tifrunner.gnm2.J5K5, whole genome shotgun sequence genomic window:
- the LOC112796290 gene encoding polygalacturonase At1g48100 produces MSVIHGVFILWITMILLVLVHNLETVEGRHHSHKKGKKNQHPSPSYNAPPTVPSDPGNSPSDCNVFDVRSFGAAGDGCSDDTGAFREAWRAACEVESGVVLAPQDYIFMITSTIFSGPCKPGLVFQVDGTLMAPDGPENRPEEDKRNQWLVFYKLDHMILNGTGIIQGNGEQWWDLPCKPHRSPEGEPVSGPCDSPAMIRFFMSSNLVVAGLKIQNSPQFHVKFDGCEGVLINEVSLYSPKLSPNTDGIHLGNTRDVGIYNTIISNGDDCISIGPGCSNVEIDGVTCGPSHGISIGSLGVHNSQACVSNITVMNTKIRESDNGIRIKTWQGGTGSVTGLRFEKIEMENVRNCIIIDQYYCLSKGQGCLNQTSGVHVNDVSYRNIKGTYDVRTPPIHFACSDTVACTNITMSDVELMPHEGHLLDDPFCWNAYGVQETMTIPPLDCLRQGQPDTLIELSQYECN; encoded by the exons ATGAGTGTGATTCATGGGGTTTTCATTTTATGGATTACTATGATTCTTCTTGTTTTGGTCCATAATTTGGAAACTGTTGAAGGAAGACATCATTCTCACAAGAAGGGTAAGAAAAATCAACATCCTTCACCATCTTATAATGCTCCTCCTACAGTGCCCTCTGATCCCGGGAATTCGCCGTCAGATTGCAACGTTTTCGACGTAAGATCGTTCGGTGCAGCCGGAGATGGTTGCTCTGATGATACAGGTGCATTCAGGGAAGCATGGAGAGCAGCATGTGAAGTGGAATCAGGGGTTGTTCTGGCTCCACAAGACTACATTTTCATGATCACCTCAACCATCTTTTCAGGTCCATGCAAACCAGGACTAGTGTTTCAA GTGGATGGAACTCTAATGGCACCAGATGGACCAGAAAACCGGCCTGAAGAAGATAAGCGCAATCAATGGCTTGTGTTCTACAAACTTGATCACATGATTCTTAACGGGACAGGGATCATACAAGGCAATGGTGAACAATGGTGGGATCTACCTTGCAAACCTCACAGg AGTCCAGAAGGAGAGCCTGTGTCAGGACCATGTGATAGCCCAGCA ATGATAAGGTTCTTCATGAGCTCAAATTTGGTGGTGGCTGGGCTGAAAATTCAGAACAGTCCTCAGTTCCATGTGAAatttgatggatgtgaaggagtGCTCATCAATGAAGTGTCCCTTTACTCACCTAAACTTAGCCCAAACACTGATGGGATCCACTTGGGAAACACAAGGGATGTTGGCATATATAACACCATCATAAGCAATG GTGATGATTGCATTTCAATTGGACCCGGTTGCTCAAATGTGGAAATAGACGGTGTAACTTGTGGTCCTAGCCATGGCATaag CATTGGAAGCCTAGGTGTGCACAACTCGCAAGCATGTGTGTCAAACATAACAGTGATGAACACAAAGATAAGGGAATCAGACAATGGGATCAGGATCAAGACATGGCAAGGAGGAACAGGATCAGTGACAGGACTTAGATTTGAGAAGATAGAAATGGAGAATGTGAGAAACTGCATAATCATAGACCAATACTACTGCTTGTCAAAGGGGCAAGGATGTCTAAACCAAACCTCAGGTGTTCATGTGAATGACGTGTCATACAGGAACATAAAAGGAACCTATGATGTTAGAACCCCTCCAATACACTTTGCATGCAGTGACACAGTTGCTTGCACAAACATAACAATGTCCGATGTTGAACTCATGCCTCATGAGGGTCACTTGCTTGATGACCCTTTTTGTTGGAATGCTTATGGGGTTCAAGAAACCATGACTATTCCTCCCCTTGATTGCTTGAGACAAGGTCAACCTGACACACTCATTGAGCTCTCACAATATGAATGTAATTAA